taaaattagaggGGTAAATGACTAATACTCCAAACTTTAAGggcataaattataatttaatcaaaatattttaagcAAAGGGATGATCTAGAAAGCATGTATTTACTAATTTAGTAAGGGCAACTGTGTAGGGCTCAGCATTTTGGGCCTTTACATGTTATTTACTAATCCTAGCGTGACTGAAGGTTCAATGCCTTATAGGAGGCACTGTGGGTTTATAATCTCTGAGAAATCACTTGCATGGTTGGCCTAGATTGTGGATTGGCATTCAAGCAAGCACTTGCAAACTTTAAGATGTTTATCAATTCATCCTCAAAATGACTCGGGGGAGGTGCAAGGCGCTGGTCCAATACATCTTTCAGCTCTACTTCTTCCATAACTGATGGAGACAATAGACGAGAAATGAAATCACCCGGATGCTCTCCTTTGATCACTTCTAGCGTTAACACTCCAAAGCTATATACTTCACATTTCTCAGTCACCTCCATTGTGTAAGCAAGTTCTGTCaaaataggaggaaaaaaaaaaaaacaaaagagaataaGAGATCAATTATTACCATATATACTGTACTAAAAGTTCTATGAATATTTAGTAGACTAGTAAACCGTAAGTATTACCTGGTGCTATATATCCGTATGTTCCTGCAAGGGCAGTCCAATTAGATGAATCTGGCTTTAGAAGTTTTGCAGTGCCAAAGTCTGAAATATGCGCCTCATATTCTCCATCAAGCAAAATGTTATTGCTTGATATGTCTCGATGAATAATTGGCGGGGAGATGTCATGGTGCGTGTAACACAAGGCGTGAGACACACTTTAATGATATTCAACCTCTTACTCCAATCCAATCCtctggcttcttcttctttgctcaAGATTGCAGCTAAGCTACCCTTTTCAAGGTACTTGTAAATTAGAAATGAGTGTCGTGGATGTGAACAGAAACCATAAAGTTTCACAATATTTCGATGTCTTATCTCTGTCGATGCCCTTATCTCATTCAAAAACTCCTTGGGATAAGTCGTCGCATCATCAGGTGGTGATGAGTGAAGCTTCTTCACAGCTACAACATCACCCGATGGAAGTTTTGCTTTGCAGACGCTTCCATTTCCTCCTTCCCCAATACAATGTATGGCATCAAAATCATTAGTTACTCTTATGATTTCTTCATACAATATTTTTCCATCAAAGGTTGATATCATAAGCAATTCTTTGTTATTCACATCGCTTTGTTTTGTTTGccactctttttttcttcttttcaaaatcAAGGAAATTCCAAAGAAAGCAAGCAGAAGTGAAAGTGCTCCTAAAAGAGGGTAAATGATATAAATTACGACTTTGTGGGATCCTTTTGAGATATGAGTAGAGGAGAGTTTGCATGACTGTAGTCCTCTAACATCACCACACAAGCCTTTGTTCCCTTCTACTGCCTCAAATGGAGCATCTTTAAATGTTTTGCTATCAGGAATAGGACCCTGCAACTCATTATAAGAGATGTCAATATACAACAAGCCACGCATTCTTGCAAATGATGTTGGAATGGATCCAGAAAGATTATTGTGAGAGAGATTAAGCTTCTCCAAACTCTCCAAGGTGCTGATTTGCCACGGTATCTCTCCACTTAATGAGTTATGACTCAAATCTAGTTGGGACAAACGAACTAATTTCCCCAACTGAACTGGAATTTATTGGCTAAACTTGTTGCAGCTCAAATTCAAGTAGATCAGTCTCAAGAGTTCGTCTAGATCTCCAGGAAGTGACTTGCTCAGTTTGTTTGAAGATATGTCAAGATACTCAAGGTCTGTCAATGACCCAAGTTCTTGCGGTATACCACTGGAAAGTTCATTTCCATTCGGCATAAGTTTCACCAAAAAAGTCAACTTTCCAAGTTCCTTTGGAATCTCGCCAACTAAATGATTCATAGATAGATCAAGTACATGTAATTGAGTTGAATTTCCAATCTCAGGTGGTATGCTACCAGTAACATTGTTCCACGCTAGAAGTAAAGTTGTTAGTTTCTGACACCTTCCCCAGTTATGTGAAATTTCACCATAGAAGCTATTCTTGCTTAGGTCAATGAAATTCAAGTGTGGATAAACACCAAAATCTTCAAATATATTTCCAGTGAATTGGTTTCCATCAAAACGGACTCTAATTAAGGATGTGCAGTTTCTCAAGCCTTTGGAGATTGAGCCTATGAGGTGGTTGTTACTTACAGTAAAATTTTGAAGTACTCCACCTCGACAAATATTCTGGGGTAGAAAACCAGTGAAGTTGTTTGTGTCCAATTCCAACACAACCAAAAAGAGATTTTCAATCTCTTGAGGAATAGTGCCAGAAAACTGGTTGTCGCGAAGGAATAGAGTCTCTAATTTGCTCAAATTACCAATTGAAGCAGGAACAGAACCAGTTAATAGATTCTCACTCAACTCTAGATTAACAAGAGACTTTAAGTTTCCTATCTCTTTAGGGATACTACCAGGAAGCCCATTATCATAAAGTTCAAGAAGGGAGAGATTTTTTAGATCACCAAATGATGTTGGGATTGAACCAAAAAGATTGTTTATGCCAAGTCTTAACTTTAACAAGAACCTCAAGTTTCCTAATTCTGGAGGAATGGGACTAGAAAGTTGGTTTTCGGACATGTACAACTCGGTTAGCTTGACTAAGTTTCCAAAAGTTGATGGGATGGGACCTATTAGACGGTTTATATCCATTTGGAGTAGagccaaattggagagatttccAAGTTCAGGAGGAATAGAACCAGAAATTTGattgtcaaaaaaatacaaaatagcCAGATTGCTCAAATTACCCAAAGAAGCAGGAATGGGACCTTCTAGAGCGTTGATATACAATCCAAGCATTGTAAGAGACTTAAGCTTACCTAATTCTTGAGGAATTGAACCGTTGAATTGATTATTAACAAGGTGCAAGAACTCAAGCTTTGTTAGGTGACCAATTTCTGGTGGGACTGACCCTGACAACTTATTATAGGACAAATCAAGATATATGAGCTTGGAAAGGTTACTAATTTGAGGTGGGATAGTACCAAAGAGTACATTGTCAAAGAGATCAATATATGCAACATTGGGTAAAGATGAAAATGGAAATTCGTGGAGCATACCTTGTAAGCCTGAACTAGTGAGGTTTATCTTGATGACACTTCCGGCAGGATTGCAAGAAATACCAAACCAAGTGCAGGGAGATGTGCTTGGCTTCGGGTTGGTAGCATTTCGAGGAAGGAGGGTCCATGAAGATAGTTGAGGCTGCGTATTATTTTCAAGGCTGGATTTCCATTTGAGAAGAGCATTTGCTTCTTCAGTGGACTCGGATGTTACGTTGTATGAGGAGCATAACAGAACAAACTGGACAAGTAAAACGAGGGAAACTAATCTGTCAAGGGTGATTGCCATGGTTTGTGTGTCTTCTTGTATGTTATATGGTTAtgtaaaatatgatatttatataACAAGAGCTCACTAATCTTTACATACATTTTCCAAAGTAATTATACATCATCCACAAATTTCCATAGTAAAGTATCACTACAGCATTGTCAATTTGACCTTCAATAGGAAAGAGAGTTAGTGAATAAGTGCTTCTCTTCATGATGACATTATAGAAATGCTAATCTTTTCAAGGGTTGGGTGAGAAAAAGGGAAACCACTTCCACTCACATTGGTTTGTGTTATACAAGAGCCTTTCTGTGTCTTTGTCTTAATATGAACTCTATTGGTTTGTTTGAAAGCATCCATTCCTATCCACACACCCTTGAGAGAGGTAAAGAGTTGGGGAAGTATCCATGAATGGGACTAAACGGGTCAGTAGAGCATGACAAACATGAATTCCTGCATAGGGGTGTATCACGAGCTATGAAATTACACTCACCTTTTTCgacataataattataattttagtgGGGCAGCCACTCTCAAGTCTCAATGAAGTATGTTCATACTAGCAATAGTTCTAGGAAAATACCAGTTTGATTTTGCGCCTAATCCTATccccttttatttcttttcatcaAGTTATAATTTCTGATTGATAAATACAACCACAAAGCTATTAAAAGGCTTGTGATGTTGCTTTTTACACATAGGTCGAAGACATTTCACAGCGTAATTAGATTAACCATTTGAGTGCTTTGGGCTGAGGTTAGTTGATGGCGCACTCGGCTATCACTATACCACAAACTTATTGGTCCTTTAGATTTGGGACAATCCTAGACTTTGGATTTTCCGAGAATCTGCATTTGCAGAAAACATTTTATTCCACATTGTATagttcaaaaggaaaaaatacaaCACGTTTTCTGCGAGTCTAGTAAATTCCGATTAATCAAATACTTTATTGGTAAATCACATATCATCTATCTGTGGCTCGTCAATATTCAATTCCAGCATTTGATTTAAAAGTAATAAGTTATAGTTTATTCACTCGTGGCCTATTTTTCTATACTTTCGGTTCATAAGTTTAGTGGAGTCAAACCAGATCCTAATATTAAATCAAACTATAATTGGATCCTAATTGTGCTTTAGGCATCATTTTCTAGTTTATGATTTACACtaacaattttaacattttttttgggcttaaaaagagTCAAAAGGTAAGTTTTTATAATCAGCTCTCGACAAATCAAACTGAGTCTTAAAATCAGTACCAAAAGACTAATCGCCTGTTCTATACTTAAATAGAACCTTCACACAACTAATCATTGCAATGATGCACTTAAACATCCAGAGCATCCATCAAGAAGCCTGTACCACACACACTGATGCTCCAAAATTCCCGAGGTACTTGACATTAAATCACCTTTGCAAACATGATCCAATTGGTCAACCATTTGGATACAGAATCCAGGAAAGCAAGCAAATATAAGCTACAGAGATCCACAATGTTCTTGCtgaaaaagtaatattattgATGAAAGCGCAGAGAATAACAATCTTTTGGCCACTAgcacataaaatatttttaaaaagttataaaaattcaaaaatccaTTATTCTAACCAGCAAGGAGATGATACTAGAGCATTAATACCAAATACTAATGTTATGCGGCCATGCTTGGTCAAATTAAACACACTGCCCACATCCACACACAAGTCAAGAAGATCGAGTTCTACCATCAGTGAAACTCTAATAATGCGTTGCTCCCATAATCCAATAAGCAACAAGGAAACAAAATAGAGGGTCATCACACTGATACATGCTAATAATCAACACTATCAAAGCATCTTTGATCAACAGCTGAAAGCCAGCAACAAAGCCAATGATCCATGGGTCCAGTAACACCACCCACTTCGTTAAAAAGAGTGGTAACTTAAAAGCCCTAAGCTGAATCCCAGGATGAGGGAAATGGTGTAACCTCCTTATAGGGCAGGCTAGGAGCTTAGAATCACCGCTTGGAAAAAAATAAGAGcatctaaaaggaaaaataccATTTCATATGTTCAACTCTGACCACTTGGATTTCGGTCTTACTTTTCAGCACAAATCTATTTAGAAATTAAAGCGGCAACATTTGCACCTCCAAGTACCATTAGGCATTAGCCAATGTCATTCACCAATGCACATCTTCCATGCACAAGTCAATGATCTTTACTTACAGCAGGAGACTAACTAGTGTAATCTGACAAGAGGGGCTAGCTCACATAATAAGACAGAAAGAAATGTGGTACTTTATTCATTCTTTAcacaacaatactttttttcatttatttgccATATATACTTGACTGCCTTTAAGATAATGGTCAAGAATGATTAATGGTAGATCTCACCACATCTTTCAATGAACATGCTAAAAAGAAATAGAACACAACCAGAAACAAGACCCAAAAGAAATTtagtaaaacaaaaaccaaattgaGGGGGGTTAATAGTAAGACTACATTCAAACAGGACATCTATAAGCTATTGTCGAAGATAACcattagaaaaatgaaaaagcaaaGGGGAACAAGACAATCATTCACATAAATGAACATGTCCTGGTGACAAGTATCTATCTAATTATAATAATACTGCATCATAGTCACCAACATGGACCAATCCCTATCAACACAGGCATGGCCACGAAGAGCTGCCTGAAACTTAGACTCCAAATGAATCAAGGAGTATTCAATGAAACCGCAACAGCTACATTGAAGGCATGCAAATTGCATCGATCTTTGGGCAACCACAGCTACTAAGACTCCTTGGTAACCCAAACTTTTAAAATCAGCAATGTTTGAGAAGTATGGTCAGGTTAAAAGCCATGATCCCCATGGTTGTAGGACTTAAACAGAATGAGAGTGTTAACTCTTACCAATCAGGacattatcaaagaaaaaatggtaAGATACAGTAGATTGCAACCAGCATGAACATGATATCCAATCCACCATCTGTGAAGCAAAATCAGCACCACAGCTAGCACATCTCAGCAAACAGCAAACAGCAAACAGCAAACAGCAAACAGCAAAATTTCACCCTTCCCGAACACAACTATATAAGGACAATATATGATCCACAATGAGAAATTCCATTAACAGAAGgaaataataatcaaaattgaagatttataaaaaatttagaaactagTCAAGAGAAGGATAGAAAGCAATAGatgaaagtaaaataaaaagagcaAGCAAGCAAAAAAATAGTCAACCTAAATTCAGGAATGACCCACTGGCAGGAACTCTTAGacaacacaataaaaattattgtggaaTATTTGAAATGGTGCAAACCTATAGAATTTGGAATACATGAACTACCATCAAACAAGAGTAAAGGAATGCATTGAATCCAACAAGGTAATGTTTAACCTCCAAAAAAAGGTCCATGATGATGAAATCTAGCATTCAAGTTGTTGCTCACAGCATGCACAACATAATGTCTTCTCCAAAATTAAAGCAGATACAGAGAATGCACCGAGCCAAAGATATCCCCATCACAAAATATGCTTGCTCCTTCATTCCTAAAAAACACAATGACCAAAAAAGGCTTAGCCAAAGACATATTATTCCAATCAAGACACCTCTATACTATGAGGGAAAAAATTTCCAAATACTGCAGTGTAGAAACTCACATCAGCATCAGATCTACGTGGAGATGGGCTTCGAGAATCAACAACTCGACCATTTGGTGAAGCAGTTTTTGGTACAGGAGAGCTTTCATTGTGATTGTGTGCATCAGGACTTTCGTCCCTAGGTGTCCTACGTGGGGACAGGCTCCTCCGAGGATTGGGACTGGACCAAACAGGAAGGCAATTTGACAAATTCCCGTTTGCCATCAGATAACAAATCATGAATCCACAATTTTCTgattaaaaatcattaatatatatgtgATCAAATACCTATCATAGGACCGGCTTCGACTACGCCGCTCATCATCATATCTGCCTCTCCCACGATCTTTGTGATGATCAGGACTTGCACTACGGCTCCTGCTCCGGCGACGATCTCTTTCCCTCCCACGATTCCTGTCACGATCAGATCGCTCCCTACTCCTACTGCGACTTCTCCTTCTGTAATCCCTGTCCCTATGTTCATCCCGATGtctgaaaagtgaaaaatgtTTACAATCAGTAGCTACATAATGAACATGACACAATAAATTGCAAGAAGCAAGATTAGTTCATAACACTCATATACAATAAGTCAAATCTAGTACAATTTGCACATGCAGAGTTCTTAAGAGCACAATCAGCTGTATAAGTGTCAAACCAGCCCAAATTCATGTTCTTTAAGCTTGATAAGTTTTGGAGATAACAGACGTCAGTGCAATTATATGAAAACAGACAGTATAGAAGTAGAACACACTCCACCGAATAAAATAATCTAgcaggggaaaaaaacaaataaataaatagataaaagaTTCCCATGTTGTCCTTCTATAAGAATGTTTGCAATGCTCAGAAGCAACAGGagcaaacaaaaatagaaagaaaccAAAGTCGTATCAGaacatgaaattgaaaaattatggCAACCAAATGCATAAGCAGTGGAAAAGCTATACCCTGTGACACCCATACAGATACAGGCTCTAGCCTATAGTACCACTATTTCTATTACATCAACTACTTGTAGATTACCCCTTCCAGGAAATGGATCACCCCATCCTATTATTCATCTGTTAACCAAAGGGGTCCGAACCATTTTTGATCAAAACTAACTCCTACGCAAAACATATCCATCATGTAAGcctgaaatatatatataacttaatcCACTTGGTTCCTGAGAAACTGGCCAACCTGACTACCTGTGAGGACCATGTAAACAGACCTAAGGTGCATTTCATAACCATACGGTGCAACTGCAAAATGAATTAAAGAACAAACCATGAATCCCTATACACTAGAGCACACTGAATATCAGCAGAGCCAAGCTAATATAGCAGTGCTTCACACAAATTGGAGAgaaacacacccacacaaacacacacaatgCCTTAAATTagtgtttttcattgtttttttacgagtaacaaattcattaaataattgcaaaaagGGGTGTAGCCCTAGTCCTCAGGTTGTACACAAAGGAAGAGAGCACAGCATGCCTTGCATCAGTAGTAATGTGAAATTTTCAATTCGGTCATGTGCTGAATTCAGAATATCTCAAATAAACTGATAATCACCTCATATCTCTGAGTTTTCATTTACAACCTAGTTAAATCCCAACTTACATAAAAATTACCATGCTAGTCAATAGGCCCGGTTTAACACCCAAATTAATAGCACTTTCCAAGACAAGGGACCTCACCTAGGACGAGGGCTACGACTCCTTGACCCTCCTTTTGTCTTGGAAGATGACTCTATTATCCTCCCTTTGTGACTGAcaataaaaaaaccaacaatATACCATTAGACAGCACCAAATCCGAGAAACACGCAACTATGCAACTAATAGCTAAACTACAAACATTTTAATAGCCTATTGCCATATAAAGTCCACCTAATGACTCATCCGCAGTACATAAGCATTTAAGTTTGAAAACGCAGTAATCAAAATTAGAAGAATGGcaccaaaaatttaaaataaaaatcaaccaaaacagCACAGATGACTTACATTCGCTCCGCATTTGGGCCATACTTGGCGAACTGAACCATAATCTCTCTGCCATCTACAACTTTTCctgcaaaataataaataaataacaatataaatagataaataaaaaccaGCTTCCAACATGGTTGTAGATATCAAGATTTGAGAAAGTAAATCTGACCGTCGAGCCTTTCCACCGCCTTCTGCGCCTCGTCCGCGTACTTGTATCGAACGAAAGCGAAACCTCGCGATTCTCCAGTCCTATaatcaatcaccaaaaaaaaaaaacaccaaattaaaaaaaaaaaaaaaaaaaaaaagcacaaacaaAATAGATGTGTGTGAgtgagaaagaagagaaagatagGGGACCTTCGGTCTCTGGGGATAAACACGTCGACGACCTTGCCGTACTTGTCGAAGAGAGGAAAAAGATCATCTGCGGTGGTACCTATAGCAAAAAAAGAGCGTTAGAGATTGAGAGAAAGAGGGGTAGGGTTGAAAATTGGAGAGGAAGGAAGGGGCAAATACGGAAAGTGATGTTGAGGACGAGGAGGGAATAGGTGTCTCTGATGTCTGGAGGGCCAGATCTCCCAAAGTGCGACATCTCGATTTCTGCCTCTGCCTCtgtgagatagagagaaagagagagagtggcGGAAGGACTTTGTGCTAGGGTTTAGAAATTTGAGGTTGAGagtttggggaaaaaaattgtcgggggaattttttttttttttttttttttgccaatagATTCGGTGGTTTAACGTAAAATGCTAAATAAGGACATTACTTGTTTAAAGACGAATATGCCCTTACTTCGCTTTTCAAAATACTCTactgtcccaaaaaaaaagaaaaacaaaaccttGCCTCCCTCCCTTCACTGTCGTTACACTATTGTCTTCCTTGTTTTTTCAGTGTCTTTTCCCGCCAAGAATGTGTGATATTTGGAccgctattttttttttctttatgaggttttttttttttttttttgagaaggattttcttttgagtttagtgttaaatcttttgttttatatatctTCCAATAACGGTATGTCAGAATGCcgtattattattttacaaattaaaaaaattgtgacagtCATGTATAATAGATCCTCGTTAATACCTATATTAGAGCAACCACATTAATTCGTTTAAAAATTTCTGTTTATTTTAGtcttaaaatctattttttctattttacgcAACCACTTTGCAAAAATAGCAatattagattatctattttacactttcttttaatataatattaattcttcctttattttttgctattatttatgtccttttttttcctttgttttctcaccaaacaaacacaatttaacccaaaccaaactcACAGCAAACCTCTATAGACATAAATCACAGCCTCTCTTCCTACACCAAAACCCCCACATCCAAATCACAACAAATTCAAGCCAAGTAAACCACCACCAAAATCAGCAAATCACCGAGCAAACCCAATCACTCGCACTTCTGGCAAAGTTCTGAATCTTGGTGGGCATGGTagcaaaaaatagaagagcacCAAAGAGGAAAATGAACTACTCTATTATGGGTTttcagttgagagagaagataatGGATAAGAAACAAAGGAGAGCCACCAATtggagtggtggtggtggctaaGAGGTGATGAGCAAGGACTGCAGATTAAggagaagaaataaagaaagaaaagaaaaagaaaaagagaaaagccATAGacggagagaaaagaaaaagaaggaagcaagtaacaaaatggaatagaaagaaagagagagaaattaattaaatattgatGCACAAGTGAACAGTAATCATGTATCTTTTCACGATTACTGTAGCTTTTTGGAAATTTGCACAATTTTAGAACAGTTGATGCGGGTGATTTTTAAggtaaaatgtgtaaatttgtgcactttttgtattttagaaaaGCTTATGTGAGTGCTCTTACCATTAGTCCGTCTAAAATTTTTCGTCTATTTTAACATAACAgcctacttttttttattttacacaatcACTTTGCAAAAATACCCACATCAGATTATCTATAATACATCatctttaatttaaataatatttttatcactttttttttattatttcacacCTACCCACGCACAGTCCTACCCACCTTACCCCACACTCCAAAtattacttctctctctctctctctctctctctctctcttcttttgcaATTTGAGTTTGATTACAAGCAGTGATTTTGGGCAGATTTCTCCACTACTATGGGTGgatttcttttacaaaaacactcacatcaaattatctataatacattttcttttatttaaataatatttttctcactttttattattatttcacaCCTACCTACCCACCTTATCACACACTCCAAACATTacttttctatctctttctctctcctttgtcttctttcttcttcttctcttcaatTTGCTTTTGATTATAGGCAATGATTTTGGGTTTGCAATTTGAGTGGTGATTTTGGGCAAATTTCTCCATTATTGTGGGCGGATTTCTTTTGCAAAAACACTCACATCAAGTTATTTATAATACATCCTTTTTTAGAGCAAAAACGTGTAAAATAATGCACTTTTTCTATTATAGAAGGAATAGTGTGAGTGTTCTAAGAAAGTCAAAacccaaataaattaaaacttaaactCATCTTACAATTGAAGAATCACTAAGGCTCCCACTAGCCATATGTGCCACTAATTAGAGAAACCGCCAAAGCCtagaaaaaattcatcaaagtTGTTGTTTATGTGGTGGCCAGGACCAGATATTAGAGGTTCAATGGCTCTTCAATCGGCAACATGATATTATGTTTTTGGTGCACACACCCAGCTCTCTCATAACACGTGGGTTCACATGTTGTGAGATAAATAAGTGAATACACCCAAAACATGATATACCCTCTCCTTCAATCGTAAAATTgagtttgggttttgattttattatggGTATTAATGAGGATATATTATGTGTGACGATTGCAGTGGGCCTTTTTTGGGCCTTTTGTGGTTAaagtgggctgggctgcctcttGCGGTGTTGGACCCAAgttttctgagtaagggagttgagatCGGTCCAATTGCAACTCAATTTGAttcggcttgtgcgcaaactatgcCTCGTCTGCCAAGAGCAAGCTTATAGCAAGCAGAACTATTTCAGATGGATTGCGGCAGCcagatatgataataataagataaaataaagtattttgAGATCTTTATTAAGGTAAATATACAATCCCTacttaagaaaaagataatcacagtttaacaacaattatcttataaaaaaagtaAGGGGAACAAGTGGGTAGTATATGAGTTGATTGAGAGATAAATAAATCAGATCAAGTCTGATCCGCAGGACCAAAACCAAAGAGGAaagaacgcctcttctcaaagtgaataatctctTAGGGAGATCCTACCatagaaattaatcactttgagggaagcggacctgaatggttggtACATAAGAACACTCTTTATCTCCGGCAGAGAGCaagattttgaaagggaaagagGGAATCAACCTATTGATACATGCCTGCCGTtctaactctctatctttttctttccttcttttctaatattcccctttcttatctttttctttctatttctttttcttaatccttatttttctatttcctaGTTTTCAAGCTTCCAATATTGTGGTGCTTGTCGTCCTCCTTTCTATACACGGCAAGGGTCTCTTTATAGTGCATGTCGTAAccggattttactattttaacccttAACTACCTTTATTTGGTATAGGTGTACCTGTCGACCACCACTGGTCCGTCTGTGTACCACTCCCGATCGCCAGacaaaataaagttattttgtttgtttgtctatcGTGGCACCATTTCCTGGTACCGTGTGGAtgtcttctctctccctatccctcatgacatgcacctagtggttccagcTCAGCTTTGCCCATTTGGGTGATATATCATCCCAACAAGATACTTCCCTCAAAAGAGCCCTAGTAGGAaccttaaaataagtttttccatctccccaccaccaaaccatgccctcttacctctgactCATGACCTCATCGtatcctgtattggctgggtacaggctggtgaggTCTGGGTCTTGCGCGTGCCTCTCTtccatgtatgtccaaaatTTGTCTGCTGGTTATGCATCTGCCGTGGTTGGCCTGCACAGTCTGCCATCCATTCTTGACTATTTTCTgatttccctttcctttatAGCTTACCCTATTCGAGGCTGGGTCTTGCTTGACGGTGGGTTTTGCTTTTTCTTCAGCCCACCCTTTTTCCTACTACCATCTCCTGCCATACCACTCGATTATTCCTACTGCGAAGTTGTTTTGCCTTAATCTGGCGGGCTCctgtgtcccatttgt
The sequence above is drawn from the Quercus lobata isolate SW786 chromosome 12, ValleyOak3.0 Primary Assembly, whole genome shotgun sequence genome and encodes:
- the LOC115970601 gene encoding MDIS1-interacting receptor like kinase 2-like encodes the protein MRGLLYIDISYNELQGPIPDSKTFKDAPFEAVEGNKGLCGDVRGLQSCKLSSTHISKGSHKVVIYIIYPLLGALSLLLAFFGISLILKRRKKEWQTKQSDVNNKELLMISTFDGKILYEEIIRVTNDFDAIHCIGEGGNGSVCKAKLPSGDVVAVKKLHSSPPDDATTYPKEFLNEIRASTEIRHRNIVKLYGFCSHPRHSFLIYNVSHALCYTHHDISPPIIHRDISSNNILLDGEYEAHISDFGTAKLLKPDSSNWTALAGTYGYIAPELAYTMEVTEKCEVYSFGVLTLEVIKGEHPGDFISRLLSPSVMEEVELKDVLDQRLAPPPSHFEDELINILKFASACLNANPQSRPTMQVISQRL
- the LOC115970602 gene encoding MDIS1-interacting receptor like kinase 2-like, yielding MAITLDRLVSLVLLVQFVLLCSSYNVTSESTEEANALLKWKSSLENNTQPQLSSWTLLPRNATNPKPSTSPCTWFGISCNPAGSVIKINLTSSGLQGMLHEFPFSSLPNVAYIDLFDNVLFGTIPPQISNLSKLIYLDLSYNKLSGSVPPEIGHLTKLEFLHLVNNQFNGSIPQELGKLKSLTMLGLYINALEGPIPASLGNLSNLAILYFFDNQISGSIPPELGNLSNLALLQMDINRLIGPIPSTFGNLVKLTELYMSENQLSSPIPPELGNLRFLLKLRLGINNLFGSIPTSFGDLKNLSLLELYDNGLPGSIPKEIGNLKSLVNLELSENLLTGSVPASIGNLSKLETLFLRDNQFSGTIPQEIENLFLVVLELDTNNFTGFLPQNICRGGVLQNFTVSNNHLIGSISKGLRNCTSLIRVRFDGNQFTGNIFEDFGVYPHLNFIDLSKNSFYGEISHNWGRCQKLTTLLLAWNNVTGSIPPEIGNSTQLHVLDLSMNHLVGEIPKELGKLTFLVKLMPNGNELSSGIPQELGSLTDLEYLDISSNKLSKSLPGDLDELLRLIYLNLSCNKFSQ
- the LOC115971736 gene encoding serine/arginine-rich splicing factor SC35-like isoform X1, translating into MSHFGRSGPPDIRDTYSLLVLNITFRTTADDLFPLFDKYGKVVDVFIPRDRRTGESRGFAFVRYKYADEAQKAVERLDGKVVDGREIMVQFAKYGPNAERIHKGRIIESSSKTKGGSRSRSPRPRHRDEHRDRDYRRRSRSRSRERSDRDRNRGRERDRRRSRSRSASPDHHKDRGRGRYDDERRSRSRSYDSPNPRRSLSPRRTPRDESPDAHNHNESSPVPKTASPNGRVVDSRSPSPRRSDADE
- the LOC115971736 gene encoding serine/arginine-rich splicing factor SC35-like isoform X2, whose product is MSHFGRSGPPDIRDTYSLLVLNITFRTTADDLFPLFDKYGKVVDVFIPRDRRTGESRGFAFVRYKYADEAQKAVERLDGKVVDGREIMVQFAKYGPNAERIHRDEHRDRDYRRRSRSRSRERSDRDRNRGRERDRRRSRSRSASPDHHKDRGRGRYDDERRSRSRSYDSPNPRRSLSPRRTPRDESPDAHNHNESSPVPKTASPNGRVVDSRSPSPRRSDADE